The Agromyces mangrovi genome contains a region encoding:
- a CDS encoding ROK family transcriptional regulator: MTEARQVAGTVRGNSLESVRRHNLATVLRLVHHGGAVSRAELTRATGLNRSTIGALVTELVELGLVDEREPSPTARAGRPSPTVVPRDDVAAVAVNPEIDAVELALVGLGGAVFARARHPIALPTPDDVVAVVRLQLDDWGRAFAGTRVTAVGAAVPGLVRADDGLVRHAPHLGWRDAPLAAMLQASTGLSASAANDARLGALAERVFGAGRGVDDLVYVNGGASGIGAGVIAGGRPLGGAGGYAGELGHMRVGDAPARDSAGLAGTLEALVRRDALLVHLGADASEADESRHTPLARLEAAVATGPSAGLAGELEAQADVLGTALGNAVNLFDPSLVLLGGFLGVLLDGAGPVLRASMRRAGLEASVDAVRLDRPALGSDILAIGAAEIAFEGVLGDPAGALA, from the coding sequence ATGACGGAGGCGAGGCAGGTGGCGGGTACGGTGCGCGGGAACAGCCTCGAGTCGGTGCGACGGCACAACCTCGCCACCGTGCTGCGCCTCGTGCACCACGGCGGAGCGGTCTCGCGTGCGGAGCTCACCCGGGCGACCGGCCTGAACCGGTCGACGATCGGCGCGCTCGTGACCGAACTCGTCGAACTCGGGCTCGTCGACGAACGCGAACCCTCCCCGACCGCGCGGGCCGGCCGCCCGTCTCCCACCGTCGTGCCGCGTGACGACGTCGCGGCGGTCGCCGTGAACCCCGAGATCGACGCGGTCGAGCTCGCCCTGGTCGGCCTCGGCGGTGCGGTGTTCGCTCGCGCGAGGCATCCGATCGCCCTGCCCACGCCCGACGACGTGGTGGCCGTCGTGCGGCTGCAGCTCGACGACTGGGGGCGCGCGTTCGCCGGCACGCGGGTCACCGCCGTCGGCGCCGCGGTGCCCGGGCTCGTGCGCGCCGACGACGGGCTCGTGCGCCACGCGCCGCACCTCGGGTGGCGGGATGCGCCGCTCGCCGCGATGCTCCAGGCGTCCACCGGGCTGTCGGCGTCGGCCGCGAACGACGCCCGGCTCGGCGCGCTGGCCGAGCGCGTGTTCGGCGCCGGGCGCGGAGTCGACGACCTGGTCTACGTGAACGGCGGTGCGAGCGGCATCGGCGCGGGCGTGATCGCGGGCGGGCGGCCGCTCGGCGGCGCGGGCGGCTACGCGGGCGAGCTCGGGCACATGCGGGTCGGCGACGCTCCGGCGCGCGACTCGGCCGGGCTCGCCGGCACGCTGGAGGCGCTTGTGCGCCGAGATGCGTTGCTCGTGCACCTGGGGGCGGATGCCTCCGAGGCCGACGAGTCGCGGCACACCCCGCTCGCGCGACTCGAGGCGGCGGTCGCGACGGGGCCCTCCGCGGGGCTTGCGGGCGAGCTCGAGGCGCAGGCCGACGTGCTCGGCACCGCGCTCGGCAACGCGGTCAACCTGTTCGACCCGAGCCTCGTGCTGCTCGGCGGATTCCTCGGCGTGCTGCTCGACGGCGCCGGCCCCGTGCTGCGCGCGTCGATGCGGCGCGCCGGGCTCGAGGCATCCGTCGACGCCGTTCGCCTCGACCGGCCCGCGCTGGGCTCCGACATCCTCGCGATCGGCGCCGCCGAGATCGCGTTCGAGGGAGTGCTGGGCGACCCGGCCGGGGCGCTCGCGTAG
- the xylA gene encoding xylose isomerase yields MALAPTRDDKFSFGLWTIGYNGTDPFGGPTRHPLDVVHAVERLSELGAYGLTFHDDDLFAFGSTDAERQTQIDRLKGALADTGIVVPMVTTNLFSAPVFKDGGFTSNDRQVRRFALRKVLRNLDLAAELGAKTFVMWGGREGAEYDSAKDIRAALERYREAVNLLGDYVTDKGYDIRFAIEPKPNEPRGDILLPTLGHAIAFIDSLERPELVGLNPEVGHEQMAGLNFTAGIAQALYHGKLFHIDLNGQRGIKYDQDLVFGHGDLHNAFSLVDLLENGGPGGVPAYDGPRHFDYKPSRTEDETGVWDSAAANMRTYLLLKERAAAFRADPEVQEALAAARVPELSQPTLGEGESYDDLLADRSAFEDFDANAYLGGRGFGFVRLQQLATEHLLGAR; encoded by the coding sequence ATGGCCCTCGCGCCCACTCGCGACGACAAGTTCTCCTTCGGCCTCTGGACGATCGGCTACAACGGCACCGATCCGTTCGGCGGCCCCACGCGGCATCCGCTCGATGTCGTGCACGCCGTCGAGCGGCTCTCCGAGCTCGGCGCCTACGGCCTCACCTTCCACGACGACGACCTGTTCGCGTTCGGCTCGACCGACGCCGAGCGCCAGACGCAGATCGACCGCCTGAAGGGCGCGCTCGCCGACACCGGCATCGTCGTGCCGATGGTGACCACGAACCTCTTCAGCGCGCCCGTGTTCAAGGACGGCGGGTTCACCTCGAACGACCGCCAGGTGCGCCGCTTCGCGCTCCGCAAGGTGCTGCGCAACCTCGACCTCGCCGCCGAGCTCGGTGCGAAGACCTTCGTCATGTGGGGCGGTCGCGAGGGTGCCGAGTACGACTCGGCCAAGGACATCCGCGCCGCCCTCGAGCGCTACCGCGAGGCCGTGAACCTGCTCGGCGACTACGTGACAGACAAGGGCTACGACATCCGCTTCGCGATCGAGCCGAAGCCGAACGAGCCGCGCGGCGACATCCTGCTGCCGACCCTCGGCCACGCCATCGCCTTCATCGACTCGCTCGAGCGCCCCGAGCTCGTCGGCCTCAACCCCGAGGTCGGGCACGAGCAGATGGCGGGCCTCAACTTCACCGCCGGCATCGCGCAGGCGCTGTACCACGGCAAGCTCTTCCACATCGACCTGAACGGCCAGCGCGGCATCAAGTACGACCAGGACCTCGTGTTCGGCCACGGTGACCTGCACAACGCCTTCTCGCTCGTCGACCTGCTCGAGAACGGCGGCCCCGGCGGCGTGCCCGCGTACGACGGACCGCGCCACTTCGACTACAAGCCGAGCCGCACCGAGGACGAGACCGGCGTCTGGGACTCCGCGGCGGCGAACATGCGCACCTACCTGCTGCTGAAGGAGCGCGCCGCCGCCTTCCGCGCCGACCCCGAGGTGCAGGAGGCGCTCGCCGCCGCGCGCGTGCCCGAGCTGTCGCAGCCCACCCTCGGCGAGGGCGAGTCCTACGACGACCTGCTCGCCGACCGCTCGGCGTTCGAGGACTTCGACGCGAACGCCTACCTCGGCGGCAGGGGCTTCGGCTTCGTGCGCCTCCAGCAGCTCGCGACCGAGCACCTGCTCGGCGCGCGCTGA